One part of the Candidatus Poribacteria bacterium genome encodes these proteins:
- a CDS encoding penicillin-binding protein activator LpoB has product MCKILTVKPIVYSLTICAFLIGIMVFNGCTAKQVSRVDVDRTIDLSGRWNDTDSRMVAEEMIGDCLNHPWLNDHGISTGGKPVVIVGGIRNKSMEHIPVATFISDIERAFINTGKVRTVSGSNERGALRGERADQAEFAALETVKRMGRELGADYMMTGEINTIEDREGGDQVVFYQTDLTLTNIETNEKIWIGQKKIKKFIERNKFKL; this is encoded by the coding sequence ATGTGTAAAATTTTGACAGTCAAGCCTATCGTTTATAGCCTTACAATTTGTGCCTTCCTCATCGGAATTATGGTTTTTAACGGTTGCACTGCTAAACAGGTCTCACGCGTTGATGTTGATAGGACGATTGATCTTTCAGGACGTTGGAACGACACAGATTCGCGCATGGTCGCCGAAGAGATGATTGGCGATTGCTTAAACCACCCTTGGCTTAACGACCACGGTATAAGCACTGGCGGCAAACCCGTCGTGATTGTCGGGGGTATCCGCAATAAGAGCATGGAACATATCCCCGTCGCTACGTTTATCAGCGATATTGAACGTGCCTTTATCAACACTGGAAAAGTCCGTACAGTCTCAGGTTCAAATGAGCGTGGGGCACTCCGTGGCGAACGTGCCGACCAAGCAGAATTCGCTGCCCTCGAAACCGTTAAACGGATGGGACGCGAACTTGGTGCCGATTATATGATGACTGGCGAAATCAATACGATTGAGGATCGTGAGGGTGGCGATCAGGTCGTCTTCTATCAGACAGATCTCACGTTGACGAATATTGAAACCAACGAGAAGATTTGGATCGGTCAGAAGAAAATTAAGAAGTTCATCGAACGGAACAAGTTTAAACTATAG
- the nifS gene encoding cysteine desulfurase NifS: MQRIYLDYNATTPLRPEVRDAMMPYLTEAFGNGSSIHAYGREARTAIDTAREQVAELIGAKSPSEIVFTGSGTEADNHAIKGLTELQKSRGAGNHIITSSVEHHAVLHTCQYLEQCGFEVTYLPVDRYGRINVEQLREAIRDTTMLISIMHVNNENGTVQPLEEICEIAQEHDIPLHTDAVQSVGKLEMNVQALGVNLLAFSGHKIYAPKGIGVLYIRRGTRLANLVHGGSHERNRRAGSENVPAIVGLGAAADLAKQEQRTYAQHLDSLTQQLHEGLDTHIDRLHYNGHPDHCAPGTLNVSFENVEGESLILRLDMEGICVSTGSACTSGSMEPSHVLAALGLPPRLAQGTVRFSLGRNTTEAEIDAVIAKLPKVIQQMRTLYRG; the protein is encoded by the coding sequence ATGCAACGTATCTATTTAGATTACAACGCCACAACACCGCTCCGTCCCGAAGTTAGGGATGCGATGATGCCGTATCTCACCGAGGCATTCGGCAACGGCTCCAGTATCCACGCTTATGGGCGCGAAGCACGTACTGCGATTGACACCGCACGCGAACAAGTCGCTGAACTTATCGGTGCCAAGAGTCCGAGCGAAATCGTCTTCACAGGAAGTGGCACCGAAGCAGATAACCACGCCATCAAAGGGCTGACTGAGTTACAAAAGAGCCGCGGCGCAGGCAACCATATCATTACCTCCTCAGTGGAGCATCACGCTGTCTTGCATACCTGTCAATATCTGGAACAGTGCGGTTTTGAGGTCACCTATCTTCCTGTAGATAGATATGGACGAATTAATGTTGAGCAGCTGCGTGAGGCGATCCGCGACACCACAATGCTGATCTCCATCATGCACGTCAACAACGAGAATGGTACTGTCCAGCCGCTTGAAGAGATATGTGAAATCGCTCAGGAACACGATATCCCTCTCCACACCGATGCCGTGCAATCGGTTGGAAAGTTGGAGATGAACGTCCAAGCACTCGGCGTGAATCTCTTGGCGTTTTCTGGGCACAAGATTTACGCGCCCAAGGGTATTGGTGTCCTCTATATCCGCCGCGGCACTCGGTTGGCGAACCTCGTCCACGGTGGTTCGCATGAACGCAACCGACGCGCCGGATCCGAGAACGTCCCTGCTATCGTAGGGCTTGGTGCTGCCGCTGATCTTGCAAAACAGGAACAGCGGACCTACGCGCAGCATCTTGATTCATTAACCCAGCAATTGCACGAAGGACTTGATACACACATTGATCGATTGCACTACAATGGACACCCCGACCACTGTGCTCCCGGCACGCTTAACGTCTCCTTTGAAAATGTGGAGGGTGAAAGCCTCATCTTACGCTTGGACATGGAAGGCATCTGTGTCTCAACGGGTTCGGCGTGTACCTCTGGTTCTATGGAGCCGTCGCATGTCCTCGCTGCGCTCGGTTTACCGCCACGTTTGGCACAGGGCACCGTCCGTTTTTCGCTCGGTAGAAACACGACCGAAGCCGAGATTGACGCGGTTATTGCCAAACTACCAAAAGTCATCCAGCAGATGCGCACCCTGTATAGAGGATAA
- a CDS encoding DUF4159 domain-containing protein: MIHGEVLVLDAPDALEFSAPVVAAPSARMRNVSRGIAEQLKVTLERPPGLAMVENVGAARDALDDVVKNVTLSKYTVPPLPKGEPGGRVIGKGRDIQGVFRFTRIRHTLSDWWADASALNSLTQWLNERTQIKADMNVEGGALKLTDASLFKTPLVFMTGHDPAVVRSRDLHRKNYGAGRIDGRFSDNEAAGLRRYLVEKGGLLVFDDCGVEAPAQAMTRLFLAQMRYIMPEYHIGRISNDHEVYNNFYGMGGPPIGYDIFWWGTRPPKRNYLEGISIAGKLSVIVIRRDYMCSMESISLPVRSVHYSPGVFRFMTNVVVYALTHGAISDYSGYVPEDLLREKKLPTRPPAAARVGGFE; encoded by the coding sequence GTGATACATGGTGAGGTGTTGGTGTTAGATGCTCCCGATGCTTTGGAATTCTCTGCGCCTGTGGTAGCGGCCCCTTCCGCTCGAATGAGAAACGTCAGCCGTGGTATTGCGGAGCAGTTGAAAGTCACCCTTGAACGTCCGCCGGGTCTTGCAATGGTTGAGAACGTCGGTGCGGCACGCGATGCGCTTGACGATGTCGTCAAAAACGTTACGCTTTCCAAGTATACTGTCCCACCGCTACCTAAGGGGGAACCGGGGGGACGCGTGATTGGCAAGGGCAGAGACATCCAAGGCGTATTTCGTTTTACACGCATTCGACACACTCTCTCTGACTGGTGGGCTGATGCTTCTGCGCTCAACTCATTGACGCAATGGCTCAATGAACGCACCCAAATTAAAGCCGATATGAACGTTGAAGGCGGCGCATTGAAACTCACCGATGCCAGTCTCTTCAAAACGCCCCTCGTTTTTATGACGGGACATGATCCGGCAGTTGTCCGATCTCGTGATCTCCACCGAAAAAATTATGGTGCTGGTAGAATAGATGGTCGTTTCTCTGACAACGAAGCAGCAGGGCTGCGCCGCTATCTCGTCGAAAAAGGTGGGCTCCTCGTCTTTGACGACTGCGGTGTAGAGGCTCCTGCACAGGCGATGACGCGCCTCTTCCTGGCGCAGATGCGATACATTATGCCTGAATATCACATTGGGCGGATTTCCAACGATCACGAAGTCTATAATAACTTCTATGGGATGGGTGGACCTCCGATCGGATATGACATCTTCTGGTGGGGCACACGTCCGCCGAAACGGAACTACCTCGAAGGTATCTCTATCGCTGGCAAACTCTCCGTTATCGTTATCCGTCGTGACTACATGTGCTCAATGGAGTCTATCAGTCTTCCGGTACGTAGTGTTCACTATTCACCTGGTGTCTTTCGTTTCATGACGAACGTTGTCGTATACGCGTTGACACACGGCGCGATTTCCGACTACTCCGGTTATGTCCCGGAGGATTTATTACGTGAAAAGAAGCTCCCGACGCGTCCACCTGCCGCCGCGAGGGTTGGTGGTTTTGAGTAG
- a CDS encoding DUF4159 domain-containing protein has product MRTKRTSGALLTSLGLHLVLAFVAGLYLIAQTPHFQEFIGVEVLKQQAPPKPTVRKLIVRSFTKPTVPTQKAIVVEQVPVKPRVTTVFGDKDFFRPQTVLGVSNQTVKVEAPINPNVPKAVAPNASVPPTVTHTDVPVSNAPDALAFFAPVASVPTGPANIGRGVAGTAVQVKIAFEHPPGLAMVEYVGAVNSSIDHVNRRINLGSDEVPPAPRGEPHGHVIGRGKDIRGVFRFTRVKHSLSDWWADASSLNALTKWLNERTKIKTDMNVEGGAVKLTDANLFKMPLAFMTGHDPALVRSRNLLGRQYGGGKLDGRLSETEAAGLRRYLVEKGGFLVFDDCGVNAPAQGMVRLFLAQMRYVMPEHQVERIRNDHEVYNNFYEMGGPPVGFDIFWWGTRPPKRNYLEGISVGDKLSVIVVRRDYMCSMEAVSLPTRPVHYSPGVYRFMTNVVVYALTHGRISDYSGYVPENKLAKTELPTRAPQAARVGNFE; this is encoded by the coding sequence ATGCGTACGAAAAGAACCTCAGGTGCCTTGTTGACTTCTTTGGGACTTCACCTTGTGTTAGCGTTTGTTGCTGGTCTTTATCTGATTGCTCAAACGCCTCATTTCCAAGAATTCATAGGTGTTGAAGTCCTCAAACAGCAAGCACCACCGAAACCTACGGTGCGGAAACTTATTGTGAGATCTTTTACTAAGCCGACTGTTCCGACGCAAAAGGCAATTGTTGTTGAACAGGTGCCAGTGAAACCCCGTGTAACAACCGTCTTCGGTGATAAGGACTTTTTCCGACCCCAGACAGTGCTTGGGGTTTCAAATCAGACGGTCAAAGTCGAAGCACCAATTAATCCAAATGTGCCGAAAGCGGTCGCCCCGAATGCGTCAGTCCCACCAACTGTAACACATACAGATGTTCCAGTTTCAAACGCTCCCGATGCCTTGGCGTTCTTTGCTCCTGTGGCAAGTGTCCCTACTGGACCGGCTAATATTGGTCGGGGTGTTGCTGGCACTGCAGTTCAGGTAAAGATTGCTTTTGAGCATCCACCTGGACTTGCGATGGTTGAATATGTTGGTGCCGTAAATAGCAGTATTGATCATGTTAATAGAAGAATCAATCTTGGTTCTGACGAAGTGCCACCTGCTCCCAGGGGTGAGCCGCATGGACACGTTATCGGAAGAGGGAAAGACATCCGTGGTGTATTCCGTTTCACACGGGTCAAACATAGTCTCTCTGACTGGTGGGCGGATGCTTCTTCCTTGAACGCATTGACGAAGTGGCTCAACGAGCGAACGAAAATCAAAACCGACATGAATGTTGAAGGTGGCGCAGTGAAACTCACCGATGCCAACCTCTTCAAAATGCCGCTCGCCTTTATGACAGGACATGATCCAGCACTTGTCCGTTCTCGGAACCTACTTGGACGGCAATATGGTGGTGGTAAACTGGATGGCCGTCTCAGTGAGACTGAGGCTGCGGGTCTGCGTCGGTACCTTGTTGAGAAAGGTGGATTCCTTGTCTTTGATGACTGTGGTGTGAACGCACCGGCACAGGGGATGGTTCGTCTGTTTCTCGCACAGATGCGTTATGTGATGCCTGAGCATCAGGTTGAGCGGATCCGGAATGATCACGAAGTTTACAACAACTTCTATGAAATGGGGGGTCCTCCTGTCGGCTTCGACATCTTTTGGTGGGGCACACGTCCACCGAAACGGAATTATCTTGAAGGTATCTCTGTTGGGGACAAGTTATCTGTTATTGTTGTCCGTCGCGACTATATGTGCTCGATGGAAGCAGTGAGTCTCCCGACGCGTCCTGTTCACTATTCACCGGGTGTGTATCGTTTCATGACGAATGTTGTGGTGTATGCGTTGACACATGGTCGGATTTCTGATTACTCTGGTTATGTGCCGGAGAATAAGTTAGCGAAGACAGAACTCCCGACACGCGCCCCTCAAGCCGCAAGAGTAGGTAATTTTGAATAG
- a CDS encoding DUF4159 domain-containing protein: protein MKRTSGALMTSVVLHLVIAFVTGIYLVTQTERFKDLIGIEVLQPEEAPKPMIGRSLVKPAVKPTVPTRKIVIEQIQVPPRLDTVFFHEPTFRSQKVLEFSYQTVRVKPPTDPNRLKLVTPNRAVPTDVIHADLLVSDAPDALAFSAPVITVPPARTKDVVRGIAGHLKPALEHPPGLSMVDNVGAARDALGDVVENITLSSYVVPPLPKGEPGGRVIGRGKDIQGVFRFARVRHELSDWWADASALNALTQWLNERTKIKTDMNVEGGAVKLNDANLFKTPLAFMTGHDPGLVRSRKMYGWKYGTGRIDGRLSESEAAGMRRYLVEKGGFLVFDDCGVNAPMQAMVRLFLSQMRYVMPEYQVERISNNHEIYNNFYGMGGPPVGFDIFWWGTRPPKRNYLEGISVGEKLSVIVVRRDYMCAMETVSYPTRSVHYSPGVYRFMTNVVVYALTHGAISDYSGYVPEDLLLDKELPTRPPAAAQVGSFE, encoded by the coding sequence ATGAAAAGAACTTCAGGTGCCCTCATGACTTCCGTGGTTCTCCACCTTGTCATAGCATTTGTTACTGGTATCTATCTTGTCACACAGACCGAACGGTTTAAAGACTTGATAGGCATTGAAGTGCTCCAACCCGAAGAGGCACCAAAACCTATGATTGGGCGGTCTCTTGTAAAACCCGCTGTTAAGCCGACTGTTCCAACACGAAAAATTGTCATTGAGCAGATTCAGGTGCCACCACGTTTGGATACTGTATTTTTCCATGAGCCGACGTTCCGATCGCAGAAGGTACTTGAGTTTTCATACCAAACCGTCAGAGTAAAACCGCCGACGGATCCGAACAGACTGAAATTGGTTACGCCGAACCGGGCAGTGCCAACAGATGTGATACATGCTGATTTGCTCGTGTCGGATGCGCCAGATGCCTTAGCATTTTCCGCGCCTGTGATAACAGTACCGCCCGCACGAACGAAAGATGTTGTCCGTGGTATCGCAGGACATTTGAAGCCCGCTCTTGAGCATCCACCGGGACTCTCAATGGTTGATAACGTCGGTGCTGCACGCGATGCGCTCGGCGATGTCGTTGAAAACATCACGCTTTCCAGTTACGTCGTACCGCCCCTTCCTAAAGGTGAACCGGGTGGACGTGTCATCGGTAGAGGTAAGGACATCCAAGGTGTGTTCCGTTTTGCACGGGTCCGGCATGAGCTTTCTGACTGGTGGGCGGATGCTTCTGCACTCAACGCCCTGACGCAATGGCTCAACGAACGCACGAAAATCAAAACCGATATGAACGTTGAGGGCGGCGCGGTGAAACTCAATGATGCAAACCTCTTCAAAACACCGCTCGCCTTTATGACAGGACATGATCCGGGACTCGTCCGTTCTCGGAAGATGTATGGATGGAAGTATGGTACCGGTAGAATAGATGGTCGCCTCAGCGAGTCTGAAGCCGCTGGCATGCGTCGCTATCTCGTTGAGAAAGGCGGATTTCTCGTCTTTGACGACTGTGGTGTGAATGCTCCTATGCAGGCAATGGTTCGCCTTTTTCTCTCACAGATGCGTTACGTCATGCCTGAATATCAAGTTGAACGGATCTCCAACAACCACGAAATTTACAATAACTTCTATGGGATGGGGGGTCCCCCTGTCGGTTTTGACATCTTCTGGTGGGGCACACGTCCGCCTAAACGGAACTACCTTGAAGGTATCTCTGTCGGTGAGAAGTTGTCCGTTATTGTTGTCCGTCGCGATTACATGTGCGCGATGGAGACTGTCAGTTATCCGACACGGAGCGTCCACTATTCACCAGGAGTCTATCGCTTCATGACGAATGTTGTGGTGTATGCGTTGACACACGGCGCGATTTCCGACTACTCCGGTTATGTACCGGAGGACTTATTGCTTGATAAGGAACTTCCGACGCGTCCACCTGCGGCTGCGCAGGTTGGCAGTTTTGAATAG
- a CDS encoding Ldh family oxidoreductase, whose translation MEKTHLLQAPHLHAIARNIFVATGVSRHIAEDVAEILVNANLAGHDSHGVLRVPAYLRGIDEGHLDPTAEPKILAETPNTLRVDGQRSFGHYVSRWSISKAIEKAKTAVSCSVSISNTGHIGRLGEYAEAAAKSGCIGLISVGSGGKGGGPTVPYGGSQGTFSTNPIALGVPTGDDSPFIVDYATSMIAEGKIQVARSKGIDLPEGCILDKNGMPSVKPADFYDGGALLAFGKHKGYALAMFTCLLGGLAGTFDTENGRMGGTFMQAIDVNAFTPVDEYQKGVRSFLDGIKSTPPAPGFDEVLVPGDFEHRFRTQRLVEGIEIPDTIYNQLQEGADKLGISIGEDTIEEDDKAHYGPLS comes from the coding sequence ATGGAAAAAACGCATCTACTTCAAGCACCCCACCTCCACGCGATTGCACGCAATATCTTCGTCGCCACCGGGGTGTCGCGGCACATTGCAGAAGATGTCGCCGAAATCCTTGTTAACGCCAACCTCGCCGGACATGATTCACACGGTGTGCTACGTGTACCTGCTTATCTACGCGGCATTGATGAGGGACACTTGGATCCCACCGCTGAACCCAAAATCCTCGCGGAAACCCCTAATACTTTACGCGTTGATGGACAACGCAGCTTCGGACACTATGTCTCACGCTGGTCAATTAGCAAAGCCATTGAGAAGGCAAAAACCGCTGTCTCTTGCTCTGTCAGCATCAGTAACACCGGGCATATCGGACGTTTAGGTGAATATGCAGAGGCAGCGGCGAAGTCCGGATGTATTGGACTTATCAGCGTAGGATCAGGTGGTAAAGGTGGGGGGCCGACGGTGCCTTATGGTGGTTCGCAAGGCACTTTCAGCACAAACCCAATTGCCTTGGGTGTGCCAACCGGCGATGACAGTCCTTTTATCGTTGATTATGCCACGAGTATGATTGCTGAGGGGAAGATCCAGGTCGCGCGGAGCAAAGGCATCGACTTACCGGAGGGCTGCATCCTTGATAAAAATGGAATGCCGAGTGTCAAGCCCGCCGACTTCTACGATGGTGGTGCACTCCTTGCATTTGGGAAACATAAAGGTTATGCTCTTGCTATGTTCACCTGTCTCCTTGGTGGATTGGCTGGGACATTTGACACAGAAAATGGCAGAATGGGTGGCACTTTCATGCAAGCCATTGATGTCAACGCTTTCACACCGGTTGATGAATATCAGAAAGGCGTGCGATCCTTCTTAGACGGCATCAAATCCACACCACCCGCACCGGGCTTTGACGAGGTATTAGTCCCCGGTGATTTTGAACACCGGTTCCGCACACAACGATTGGTGGAAGGGATTGAGATACCCGATACTATCTACAATCAACTTCAGGAGGGTGCGGATAAGTTAGGCATTTCCATCGGCGAGGACACCATTGAAGAAGATGACAAGGCACACTACGGTCCGCTCTCGTAA
- a CDS encoding Ldh family oxidoreductase — MKRHIFDAAHLQAFTNNLFVAAGAPQHIADNVAEILIKANLAGHDSHGVLRIPSYLEGIENGGIRPDAEPDVLRETDETLHIDGGNGFGHYTARYAIRRAIEKAKVGRTCFATLTQTGHIGRVGEYAQEAAESGCIGMITVGGGSKGGGRILPFGGAVGALGTNPIAIGVPTGDDTPFLIDFATSMIANGKTYVADSENRDLPEGCVVDKHGNPTVKTAEYREGGHLLAFGRHKGYALSLFVCLLGGLAGTFNIDAGQIGGLYMQVIDVNAFTPLEEYQRGVRAFLDAIKTTPPAPGFDEVLVPGDFEVNTRTHRLVNGIDIPDTIYQQLRECAEKWNVQMVETR; from the coding sequence ATGAAGAGGCACATATTTGATGCCGCACATCTGCAGGCATTTACAAATAACCTATTTGTAGCGGCAGGCGCACCGCAGCACATCGCCGACAACGTTGCCGAGATTTTGATAAAAGCCAATCTTGCTGGACACGATTCGCATGGCGTGCTTCGCATTCCTTCCTATCTTGAAGGGATTGAAAACGGTGGTATTCGTCCCGATGCTGAACCGGATGTGCTACGGGAAACCGATGAGACGCTCCATATTGATGGTGGAAACGGCTTCGGACACTACACCGCACGCTATGCAATTCGACGCGCAATCGAAAAAGCAAAAGTCGGACGCACCTGTTTCGCTACACTCACTCAGACGGGGCATATCGGCAGGGTTGGGGAATACGCACAGGAAGCCGCTGAATCGGGGTGTATCGGAATGATTACCGTCGGTGGTGGTTCAAAAGGCGGCGGACGTATTCTTCCGTTCGGCGGTGCAGTCGGTGCACTCGGCACGAATCCGATCGCTATAGGTGTCCCGACAGGCGATGACACACCCTTTCTCATTGATTTCGCAACCAGTATGATCGCAAACGGTAAAACTTACGTTGCTGACAGCGAAAATCGCGATCTGCCAGAGGGATGTGTTGTTGACAAACACGGAAATCCCACCGTCAAAACTGCTGAATACCGCGAGGGTGGACATCTCCTCGCTTTCGGGAGACACAAAGGTTATGCGCTATCCCTCTTTGTCTGTCTACTCGGTGGATTGGCAGGGACATTCAACATTGACGCTGGGCAGATAGGCGGTCTCTATATGCAGGTGATTGATGTTAACGCGTTTACGCCCCTTGAAGAATATCAGAGAGGGGTCCGCGCGTTTTTAGACGCAATCAAGACGACACCGCCTGCGCCGGGTTTTGATGAAGTGTTAGTCCCCGGTGATTTTGAAGTCAATACTCGAACCCATCGCCTCGTAAACGGTATTGATATCCCAGATACCATCTATCAGCAGCTGCGCGAGTGTGCTGAAAAATGGAATGTTCAGATGGTAGAAACCCGGTGA